The proteins below are encoded in one region of Candidatus Omnitrophota bacterium:
- a CDS encoding RtcB family protein, producing the protein YKDVNEVVDVVHAAGISKKVCRMRPVGVVKG; encoded by the coding sequence CTACAAGGATGTGAACGAGGTCGTGGACGTGGTTCATGCAGCCGGCATCTCGAAGAAAGTTTGCCGCATGCGCCCCGTCGGCGTGGTTAAAGGATAA